GGAGGCGTTCTACCTCCACGACGACACCGTGGCCGTGGTGGAGACGCTGACGGCGGAGATCAAGGTGACGCAGCCGCGCGAGCTCGCCGACTACGCCAAGGCGTTCGCCGGCCTCACGGAGATGGCCGTCTACGGCGACGCCGCCCGCGACCGCATCACGGCCGCGATCGACGCCCTGGGGTGAACTTCCGCAATTTCCCGCAATCTCGTTGAGGACGGAGCCGGAGCCTCCGTAGCGTCGAACGACACCGACGCGACCACTCAGCACACGGAGGCGGTGCCATGAGCGCACCCACACCCGCCGGACCCGCACCCGACGGACCCGGCCTCCAGCGGCCCGACTTCGGCCGGCCTTCCCCCGCGCTGCTGGAGCGCGCCGTACGCGGCTACGCCCGCTTCCTCGTCGCCCCGGCCCCGGACGCCGACAGGGGCGACCACGGCCAGGCCGACGACGCGGCGGGCCTGCGGTGAGCGGGGCCTACGCCGTGCTCCACGATCCCGAGGGCCTGCTGGACGCCGAACTGCCCCTGGACCGTGCCCCGCACGAGGCCCTCGTCACCGCCGTCCTCGCGTGGAAGGACCCGGACCTCGCGCCCCGCGACTACGAGCAGATCGCCCTCCAACTCACCGGACACGCCCGCGCGGTCGCCGCCGACGTCCGGCGTCTCGCCGCCGCCCTGCCCAAGAGCGACGGCCGCGGCGCCCTCGCCGAACTCATCCT
This genomic stretch from Streptomyces sp. cg36 harbors:
- a CDS encoding restriction endonuclease → MSGAYAVLHDPEGLLDAELPLDRAPHEALVTAVLAWKDPDLAPRDYEQIALQLTGHARAVAADVRRLAAALPKSDGRGALAELILREADGRLSAPLNGTARCVQNRARLVQALYTRLDRLTEPAPATT